From Bosea sp. NBC_00550, the proteins below share one genomic window:
- a CDS encoding IS110 family transposase: MEQPPAPPSFVGIDVSKDRLDVHVLPSGDAFAVARNGKGLDELLTALRCRSVGLIVIEATGGYELTVSAAIAAADLPLAVVNPRQIRDFARATGRLAKTDALDAEVIALFAERIRPEARHLPGPDAQALADLVARRRQLVEMIGMEGNRLRQAHTPLIQKSLRATLKMLEAQLAALDHDIDNTVRASPVWRAADDLLLSVPGVGSVTARTLIADLPELGRLDRRSIASLVGVAPVNRDSGTWRGHRAIAGGRPTVRRTLFMAALVGVRWNPVLKDQYQRLLARGRPKKVALVACMRRLLTILNAIIRSATPWQNA; the protein is encoded by the coding sequence ATGGAACAACCTCCAGCGCCGCCGAGCTTCGTCGGCATCGATGTCTCGAAGGATCGTCTCGATGTCCATGTTTTGCCGTCTGGCGACGCGTTCGCGGTCGCCCGTAACGGCAAAGGCTTGGACGAACTGCTGACAGCCCTTCGCTGCCGATCCGTAGGCCTCATCGTGATCGAAGCGACCGGAGGATATGAACTCACGGTATCAGCCGCAATTGCCGCTGCCGATCTACCGCTCGCCGTTGTTAATCCGCGTCAGATTCGGGATTTCGCTCGTGCCACCGGGCGATTGGCGAAGACCGATGCGCTCGATGCCGAGGTTATCGCGTTGTTTGCTGAGCGCATCCGCCCGGAAGCGCGCCACTTGCCTGGGCCAGATGCACAAGCACTTGCGGATCTGGTCGCGAGGCGGCGTCAACTGGTCGAGATGATCGGCATGGAAGGCAACCGCCTACGCCAGGCGCACACTCCGCTTATCCAGAAGAGTCTGAGGGCAACGCTCAAAATGCTTGAGGCGCAACTTGCCGCTCTCGATCACGACATCGACAATACGGTTCGCGCCTCGCCTGTCTGGCGTGCCGCGGATGACCTTCTTCTGTCCGTTCCAGGCGTCGGCAGCGTCACAGCTCGTACGCTGATTGCTGATCTTCCAGAACTCGGGCGCCTCGATCGGCGAAGCATCGCCTCCCTTGTCGGCGTGGCGCCCGTCAACCGCGACAGTGGCACCTGGCGCGGCCATCGTGCGATAGCCGGCGGGCGCCCAACCGTACGGCGAACGCTGTTCATGGCTGCTCTCGTCGGCGTGCGCTGGAACCCCGTTCTCAAAGATCAATATCAGCGGCTACTGGCACGAGGGCGTCCGAAGAAAGTCGCCCTCGTCGCTTGTATGCGGCGCCTCCTCACCATCCTCAACGCGATCATCCGGAGCGCGACGCCATGGCAAAACGCTTGA